A window of the Schlesneria paludicola DSM 18645 genome harbors these coding sequences:
- a CDS encoding CpaF family protein — translation MAAPTVSSSRGRGPSSNEMDFDSLKRLIHGKLVEKLDLSRLGELQGETLRREIRLVIEHLCDTENALLNRSERERLIEEVLDETFGYGPLEILLKEQGVADIMINGPKNVFIEKNGRIQRSEVTFRDNAHLMQILDRIVSRIGRRIDETSPMVDARLPDGSRVNAIIPPLALDGPSLTIRRFGSKPLGLEDLLRFGAFTPEIALVLEGAIKARLNIIISGGTGSGKTTLLNTLSSFIQNDHRVITIEDAAELQLQQEHVLRLETRPANIEGKGRVTATDLVKNALRMRPDRIVIGECRGPESLDMLQAMNTGHEGSMTTIHANTPRDAVSRLETMISMGGIELPIRALRQQFAGAVDLIIQVQRLQGGPRRLTYITEVLNMEQDQIVMQDLFLFKQDGIDETGRAFGHFEATGVRPSFMPRLESAGVKLPSNLFAQRPLGR, via the coding sequence ATGGCAGCCCCCACTGTTTCCTCATCCCGCGGTCGTGGTCCATCCTCCAACGAGATGGATTTTGACAGTCTGAAACGTCTAATCCATGGCAAACTGGTCGAAAAGCTAGACCTTTCGCGCCTGGGTGAACTTCAGGGCGAAACTTTGCGCCGCGAAATTCGCCTTGTCATTGAACACTTGTGCGACACCGAGAATGCGCTGCTGAATCGTTCAGAACGCGAGCGATTGATCGAAGAAGTTCTTGACGAGACATTCGGATATGGTCCGCTCGAAATCCTGCTCAAAGAGCAGGGGGTGGCGGATATCATGATCAACGGCCCCAAGAACGTCTTCATCGAAAAGAATGGACGCATTCAGCGTTCAGAAGTCACCTTTCGCGACAACGCCCACCTGATGCAGATTCTTGACCGAATCGTCTCACGGATCGGGCGCCGTATCGATGAAACGTCGCCGATGGTGGACGCTCGTCTGCCCGATGGATCGCGTGTGAACGCCATCATTCCTCCTTTGGCTCTGGATGGTCCCTCGCTGACGATTCGCCGATTTGGCTCGAAGCCGCTGGGGCTGGAAGATCTGCTGCGGTTTGGCGCGTTCACTCCGGAAATCGCGCTGGTTCTCGAAGGAGCGATCAAAGCGCGTCTGAATATCATCATCAGTGGTGGTACAGGTTCCGGAAAAACGACATTGCTGAATACGCTGTCCAGCTTCATTCAGAATGACCATCGTGTCATCACGATCGAAGATGCGGCGGAATTGCAGCTACAGCAAGAGCATGTGCTGCGATTGGAAACACGGCCCGCCAATATCGAAGGCAAGGGACGCGTCACGGCGACCGACCTGGTGAAGAACGCCCTGCGAATGCGGCCGGATCGAATCGTTATCGGTGAATGTCGCGGACCCGAATCGCTGGATATGTTGCAGGCAATGAATACGGGCCACGAAGGTTCCATGACGACGATTCACGCAAACACGCCTCGTGACGCGGTTTCGCGTTTGGAAACGATGATTTCCATGGGGGGAATCGAACTGCCAATTCGCGCCCTGCGACAGCAATTTGCCGGTGCTGTGGATTTGATCATTCAGGTTCAACGACTTCAGGGCGGGCCGCGACGTCTGACCTATATCACGGAGGTCTTGAACATGGAACAGGATCAGATCGTTATGCAGGATCTGTTCTTGTTCAAGCAGGACGGAATCGACGAAACCGGACGGGCATTCGGCCATTTTGAAGCGACGGGGGTTCGACCCTCGTTCATGCCTCGACTGGAATCGGCTGGCGTGAAATTGCCATCGAATCTGTTTGCCCAACGTCCATTGGGTCGCTGA
- a CDS encoding aminotransferase class V-fold PLP-dependent enzyme, translated as MTTASQTEFDVEAVRRDFPILSQRLQHDRPLVYLDTAATSQKPRVVIDKMVECFEHYNSNVHRGIHQLGDRMTTELEAAREKVQRFIGAPEVDEIVFTSGTTMSLNMVAHGWARKFLKPGDEVLVNAMEHHANLVPWQLAVKATGATLKFIPLTADGRLDLTNIDALITTKTKLLAVTAMSNVLGTINPIDELAQRVHAVGGLICVDGAQSVPHDITNVKTSGIDFLAFSGHKLYGPTGIGVLYARKSLLEAMDPFLAGGHMIREVFEQTSTWADPPAKFEAGTCAFVEAVALGTAIDYVQSLGLKAISDYEHQLSAYAHRRLAEVSGLRVLGPGLEHKGAIASFVVDGVHPHDLSDLLDREGVAIRAGHHCTMPLHDLLEVTSTARASFAFYNTTGEVDALIDALQGARKVFRLR; from the coding sequence ATGACTACCGCCTCGCAGACAGAATTTGATGTCGAAGCCGTGCGCCGCGATTTTCCGATTCTTTCGCAACGCCTGCAGCACGATCGGCCTCTCGTGTATCTCGATACCGCGGCCACGTCTCAGAAGCCGCGTGTCGTCATCGACAAGATGGTCGAATGCTTTGAGCACTACAATTCCAATGTCCATCGCGGCATTCACCAATTGGGTGATCGCATGACGACGGAACTCGAAGCCGCGCGAGAAAAAGTTCAGCGTTTCATCGGAGCGCCCGAAGTCGACGAGATCGTCTTCACTTCGGGAACGACGATGTCGCTGAACATGGTTGCACATGGATGGGCCAGAAAGTTCTTGAAGCCCGGCGACGAGGTCCTGGTTAATGCCATGGAGCACCACGCAAATCTGGTGCCCTGGCAACTGGCCGTGAAAGCCACGGGTGCCACCCTGAAGTTCATCCCGCTGACGGCGGATGGACGGCTGGATCTGACGAACATTGACGCATTGATCACCACGAAGACAAAGCTGCTCGCCGTCACAGCGATGTCAAATGTGCTGGGAACGATCAATCCAATTGATGAGTTGGCACAACGCGTCCACGCCGTCGGCGGGTTGATTTGCGTCGATGGGGCGCAGAGTGTTCCGCACGACATTACCAACGTGAAAACGTCGGGAATTGATTTCCTGGCATTCTCGGGACACAAGCTTTACGGTCCGACCGGCATTGGTGTGCTTTACGCCCGAAAATCTCTGCTCGAAGCCATGGACCCATTCCTCGCGGGGGGCCACATGATTCGCGAAGTCTTCGAACAAACCTCGACTTGGGCCGATCCTCCCGCCAAATTTGAAGCGGGAACCTGTGCTTTCGTCGAAGCGGTCGCTCTCGGCACAGCCATTGACTATGTCCAGTCGCTGGGGCTCAAAGCGATCTCCGACTACGAACATCAATTGTCGGCCTACGCACATCGGCGCCTGGCTGAAGTCTCTGGACTACGGGTTCTTGGCCCGGGACTTGAACATAAGGGAGCGATTGCCAGCTTTGTCGTCGATGGAGTGCATCCACACGACTTGTCGGATCTACTCGACCGGGAAGGCGTCGCAATCCGCGCGGGACATCACTGCACAATGCCACTACACGATTTACTGGAAGTGACCTCGACCGCACGGGCGAGCTTCGCATTCTACAACACGACGGGCGAAGTTGACGCTTTGATCGATGCCCTACAAGGGGCGCGCAAAGTGTTTCGACTCCGTTGA
- a CDS encoding type II secretion system F family protein has protein sequence MTITMLLPWIIFVAFAGGVWAVMNLFAKDESRAIERLEELRDPTLRERAKGKNKNGMTLLERAAPTLSKALQPKSELESNELRVRLATAGYNLPNAQQIYLASKMLLLCVGAVLGGGVGMLTYGPTQNGYLTIACVAGFLFYIPDLAIAFLSSSRKKKIFLSMPDCLDLLVVCVEAGLGLDAGMRRIVEELNDSAPELCSELSLANMQLQMGRARRDVLHDLGVRTGCDDMKALVATLIQSERFGSSIAQALRVQSDAMRTKRRQMAEEKAQKTAVQMLFPMILFIFPGIFVVLVGPAAIKMVNM, from the coding sequence ATGACGATCACCATGTTGCTGCCCTGGATCATCTTTGTTGCCTTCGCTGGGGGTGTCTGGGCCGTCATGAATCTGTTCGCAAAGGACGAGTCTCGCGCCATCGAACGCTTGGAAGAATTGCGAGATCCGACTTTGCGTGAACGCGCCAAAGGGAAAAACAAAAACGGAATGACGTTGCTCGAAAGGGCGGCACCAACGCTCTCCAAAGCCTTGCAGCCAAAATCGGAGTTGGAAAGCAACGAGCTTCGCGTGCGCCTGGCGACAGCCGGATACAATTTGCCGAACGCGCAGCAGATTTATCTCGCGTCGAAGATGCTGCTGCTATGCGTCGGAGCGGTCTTGGGCGGTGGTGTGGGAATGCTGACCTATGGGCCCACCCAAAACGGCTATCTGACGATCGCCTGTGTCGCCGGATTCTTGTTCTACATTCCGGACCTGGCGATCGCGTTTCTTTCGTCATCGCGAAAGAAGAAGATTTTTCTGTCGATGCCTGACTGCCTGGACCTGCTGGTTGTCTGTGTTGAAGCTGGACTGGGCCTGGATGCCGGAATGCGGCGCATCGTCGAAGAATTGAATGACTCGGCACCGGAACTGTGTAGCGAGCTCAGTCTCGCCAACATGCAACTCCAGATGGGCCGTGCTCGACGTGACGTCTTGCACGATCTCGGTGTGCGAACGGGTTGCGACGACATGAAGGCGTTGGTTGCGACCTTGATCCAATCGGAACGATTCGGATCGTCGATCGCCCAGGCACTTCGCGTCCAGTCTGACGCCATGCGCACCAAGCGCCGACAAATGGCCGAAGAAAAGGCTCAGAAAACGGCCGTGCAGATGCTCTTCCCGATGATCCTGTTTATCTTCCCCGGAATCTTCGTGGTCCTGGTCGGCCCGGCTGCAATCAAGATGGTCAACATGTAG
- the galT gene encoding galactose-1-phosphate uridylyltransferase — MPEFRKDPLFDRWVVIAPERANRPFEILDATVSQSTFDDPFAEGNESATPSEVLAYRNAGSTANGPGWRVRIVPNQFPAVDRNGGLGTHSDGLNLTVEAWGVHDVIVECPHCESNLSHLSVENVREVFLAYRDRMLDLKGDPRIAHISIFKNQGQSAGASVRHSHSQLIATPIVPPLIQEELSRALDHYEKTSQSIYQKIIEDELRIGARVVLATDHFVAICPFASRFSFETWIIPQRSNSHYFQLTPIEVDDLGTVVKTILCKLELACDNPPYNLAIHTAPVRAEDHPSFSWHLEILPRISGIAGFEWGAGIHINSMPPEQAAATLRSTACDHMIEK, encoded by the coding sequence ATGCCGGAATTTCGTAAGGACCCGCTCTTCGACCGGTGGGTCGTGATTGCCCCCGAACGTGCAAATCGCCCATTTGAAATCCTGGACGCAACGGTCTCGCAGTCGACGTTCGACGATCCATTTGCCGAAGGAAATGAATCGGCCACTCCCTCCGAAGTTTTGGCCTATCGGAATGCGGGTTCAACCGCCAACGGCCCAGGCTGGCGTGTCCGAATTGTTCCAAACCAATTTCCCGCAGTCGATCGCAATGGCGGCCTTGGAACACACTCGGACGGGTTGAATCTCACCGTCGAGGCCTGGGGCGTTCATGACGTCATCGTCGAATGCCCGCATTGCGAATCGAATCTTTCTCATTTGAGCGTCGAGAACGTTCGCGAGGTCTTCCTGGCTTATCGCGACCGGATGCTGGATCTCAAAGGTGATCCTCGGATCGCTCATATTTCGATCTTTAAGAATCAGGGCCAATCCGCGGGCGCATCGGTGCGACATTCACACTCACAGCTGATTGCAACTCCGATTGTGCCGCCATTGATTCAAGAGGAGCTGTCACGCGCCCTGGACCACTATGAAAAGACGAGCCAATCGATTTATCAGAAGATCATCGAAGACGAACTGCGGATAGGGGCCCGCGTGGTGCTCGCAACAGATCACTTTGTGGCAATTTGCCCCTTTGCCAGCCGATTCAGCTTTGAAACCTGGATCATCCCCCAACGCTCGAACAGCCACTATTTTCAGCTCACGCCGATCGAAGTGGACGACCTGGGGACGGTGGTGAAGACAATTCTGTGCAAGCTGGAACTGGCTTGCGACAATCCCCCCTACAACCTGGCCATTCACACGGCACCGGTCCGCGCGGAAGATCATCCCTCGTTTTCATGGCATCTCGAAATTCTGCCGCGAATCTCGGGGATTGCCGGGTTTGAATGGGGGGCGGGCATCCATATTAATTCCATGCCCCCCGAACAGGCCGCAGCGACACTCAGGTCGACGGCCTGCGATCACATGATCGAGAAGTAG
- the dapB gene encoding 4-hydroxy-tetrahydrodipicolinate reductase produces MGSVLKLGVNGAAGRMGQRVVALAAQDPGLKVTAAYESASSSRIGQDVGTLAGIGELGVRVTSTVGTPVDVIIDFSTPEGCSHILAICLEKKIPLVIATTGLTPEQKAAISTASQSTPILMAPSMSLAVNIAMKLVADAGRALKNHSSGVDVEVIERHHRFKEDAPSGTALKFGEIVALEMGQTNHVHGREGRTGQRPRNEIGYHALRVGDNVGEHTIVFGMLGETLEVAVRGQSRDSYASGSLTAAKFLAGQSAGLYSMSDALNL; encoded by the coding sequence ATGGGAAGCGTGTTGAAACTGGGCGTCAATGGTGCCGCCGGTCGGATGGGACAACGAGTCGTCGCCCTGGCTGCACAGGATCCTGGACTGAAAGTAACGGCCGCATACGAGTCGGCGTCATCGTCAAGAATTGGCCAGGACGTTGGAACTCTCGCTGGAATCGGCGAATTGGGTGTACGCGTCACATCGACTGTCGGGACGCCGGTGGATGTCATCATCGACTTTTCGACTCCCGAAGGCTGTTCACACATTCTGGCGATTTGCCTCGAGAAGAAGATACCTCTGGTCATCGCCACGACGGGACTGACCCCAGAACAGAAGGCCGCCATCTCGACGGCGTCGCAATCGACGCCAATTCTCATGGCGCCCAGCATGAGCCTTGCCGTCAACATCGCGATGAAATTGGTCGCCGACGCTGGTCGAGCCCTGAAGAACCATAGCAGCGGCGTCGATGTCGAAGTCATCGAACGACACCATCGATTCAAAGAAGACGCCCCCAGCGGCACCGCGCTCAAGTTCGGCGAGATCGTCGCACTTGAGATGGGGCAGACGAATCACGTACATGGACGTGAAGGACGCACTGGCCAGCGGCCCCGAAATGAAATCGGTTATCATGCCTTGCGAGTCGGCGACAATGTCGGCGAACACACGATCGTATTCGGGATGCTCGGCGAAACACTGGAAGTTGCCGTGCGCGGACAGTCTCGCGACAGCTACGCGTCGGGGTCGCTGACGGCAGCCAAGTTTCTGGCTGGTCAATCGGCCGGACTGTATTCGATGAGCGATGCCTTGAACTTGTAA
- a CDS encoding type II secretion system F family protein, translated as MSPVLIISIAAFVAAAALAAALMSMSKEFTKTKAEDRLDALAGNKTIDVEKSRGIMRQDFSSLGTGAISVLGKTFGSMRGWGSFLEQANSPIDMQALVLLCVGCGLLGPILGFVTQMPTPLLPVFALMTGPLPILWLVFRRSRRFAKFGKQIPDALGLIARALRSGHSLNAGLHMVAEEMSAPISVEFMRAYEEQNLGIPIETALKNMQKRMPNLDLKFFVTAVSIQRQTGGDLAEIIDKICDVVRERFKILGMVQALTGEGRLSGAVLMALPIGLFIAVYFINRDYVMLLFSNEFGKKMIGFAILMQIVGAFVIKKIIDIKV; from the coding sequence ATGAGCCCCGTACTGATCATCTCGATTGCTGCGTTCGTGGCTGCGGCAGCGCTCGCAGCAGCATTGATGTCAATGTCCAAGGAATTCACCAAGACCAAGGCCGAGGACCGTCTTGATGCTCTCGCGGGCAACAAAACGATCGATGTCGAGAAGTCGCGTGGGATCATGCGGCAAGACTTTTCGAGCCTGGGGACGGGTGCAATCAGCGTCCTTGGTAAGACCTTCGGCTCAATGCGCGGCTGGGGATCCTTCCTGGAACAGGCCAATTCGCCCATCGATATGCAGGCTCTCGTCCTGCTCTGTGTCGGCTGCGGGCTCTTGGGGCCTATTCTGGGATTTGTAACCCAGATGCCCACTCCATTGCTGCCGGTGTTTGCCTTGATGACGGGCCCGCTACCGATTCTGTGGTTGGTCTTTCGCCGCAGTCGTCGTTTTGCCAAATTTGGTAAGCAGATTCCCGACGCACTCGGATTGATCGCACGTGCACTGCGCTCGGGGCACAGCCTGAATGCCGGGTTGCATATGGTGGCGGAAGAAATGTCGGCACCCATCTCCGTTGAATTCATGCGGGCCTACGAAGAGCAAAACCTGGGGATTCCGATTGAAACGGCGTTGAAGAACATGCAGAAGAGAATGCCGAATCTCGATCTGAAGTTCTTCGTGACGGCTGTTTCCATCCAGCGACAGACCGGTGGTGACCTCGCGGAAATCATTGACAAGATCTGCGATGTGGTTCGCGAACGATTCAAGATCCTTGGGATGGTTCAAGCGCTCACGGGTGAAGGTCGGTTGAGCGGTGCCGTCCTGATGGCCCTGCCGATCGGATTGTTTATCGCGGTGTATTTCATCAACCGTGACTATGTGATGCTGCTGTTCAGCAATGAGTTCGGCAAGAAGATGATTGGCTTTGCCATTCTCATGCAGATCGTTGGCGCGTTCGTCATCAAGAAGATCATCGATATCAAGGTTTGA
- a CDS encoding ATP-binding protein: MRFRDISISWKLTLLAVVTTLLSMVAVISTVTMIDRQLSQMAMVESYVTLADLLGQNCLNSLEAKDLGTATQTLSSIRKDHQVVFASLYDQDQNACATIQSQVTAVPGLNWAQSMNGTFEEGVLHIVRPIRRDKSVYGHLYLRISTEKLESRWRDQFIVAAYMFCLSLLVAVALATRLQRFISGPVLHLVDTVRSITQSGDYSVRAEKNSGDELGELVDRFNEMLATIEARDAELDRHQQNLEHLVEARTLELQQKTQEATAASVAKSVFLANMSHEIRTPMNAIIGFAHMLREGNVDSDEERVEFLNTICSSGQHLMGLINDILDLSKIEAGCMTTESIPVSPHQLIADVISISRVNALTKGLGLDYQWVGPVPKRITTDPAKLRQLLINLIGNAIKFTERGGVHVIARLAVNQRSLQIQVIDSGIGIASDKLETIFTPFSQADASMTRRFGGTGLGLSISRQMAEVLGGSLTVESEPGIGSTFTVVVATGSVGQLELHASAPVADVIPTANPDGIDPIESVPRGCRVLLVEDGDTNRRLIHKMLEHHGIEVTDAVNGQVGVDLATSREFDVILMDMQMPVKDGYTAATELRAKGLTIPIVALTAHAMSGDAEKCRKAGCSEYLTKPIQEARLLTKLSELLNGRTMDRGTSPIERVRFNTDRKSVTENVVAIDEIASDVTLDQPRPKVRVSCALPLDDEIFLEIVQEFSVKLTRQVERMKLAYAAEEWNELVELAHWLKGSGGTAGYEQFTIPSSRLERMANQRCYDRIGAVLDEIDELAKAVAEELEPLAATST, from the coding sequence ATGAGATTTCGTGACATTTCGATCAGTTGGAAATTGACCTTGCTGGCCGTCGTGACGACGTTGCTGTCGATGGTGGCCGTCATTTCCACTGTGACGATGATCGATCGACAGCTTTCCCAGATGGCAATGGTCGAAAGTTACGTGACGCTGGCAGATCTGCTCGGGCAGAACTGTCTGAATTCACTTGAAGCGAAAGATCTCGGCACCGCGACCCAGACGCTCTCGTCGATCCGAAAAGATCATCAGGTCGTCTTCGCGAGTCTCTATGACCAGGATCAAAACGCCTGTGCGACGATTCAAAGTCAGGTGACTGCCGTTCCGGGGCTGAACTGGGCCCAGTCGATGAACGGGACGTTCGAAGAGGGTGTGTTGCACATTGTTCGCCCGATTCGCCGCGACAAGTCGGTCTACGGGCACCTCTACTTGCGGATTAGTACCGAGAAACTTGAATCGCGCTGGCGCGATCAGTTTATCGTTGCCGCCTACATGTTTTGCCTCAGTCTTCTCGTGGCTGTGGCACTCGCCACTCGATTGCAACGCTTCATTTCAGGCCCGGTTCTGCATCTTGTCGACACGGTGCGAAGCATCACGCAAAGCGGAGACTACTCGGTCCGCGCCGAGAAGAATTCGGGCGATGAACTGGGCGAACTGGTCGACCGTTTCAACGAAATGCTGGCAACGATTGAAGCGCGTGACGCAGAACTCGATCGCCACCAACAGAATCTGGAACACCTGGTCGAAGCACGCACGCTTGAATTGCAGCAAAAGACACAAGAGGCAACAGCGGCCTCGGTCGCGAAATCGGTGTTTCTTGCCAATATGAGTCACGAGATCCGGACTCCGATGAATGCCATCATTGGCTTTGCGCATATGCTTCGCGAAGGGAATGTCGACAGTGACGAAGAACGTGTCGAGTTCCTGAATACGATCTGTTCCAGCGGCCAGCATTTGATGGGGCTGATCAACGATATTCTCGATCTTTCGAAGATCGAGGCAGGATGCATGACGACCGAAAGCATTCCAGTCTCGCCCCATCAATTGATCGCCGATGTGATTTCCATCTCTCGGGTCAATGCGCTGACGAAAGGACTGGGACTTGACTATCAATGGGTCGGACCGGTGCCTAAACGAATTACGACTGATCCGGCGAAGCTCCGGCAACTGCTGATCAATCTGATTGGAAATGCCATCAAGTTTACCGAGCGTGGTGGCGTGCACGTGATTGCTCGTCTTGCCGTCAATCAGCGCAGCCTGCAGATCCAGGTTATCGATTCCGGAATCGGAATTGCGTCCGACAAGCTCGAAACAATTTTCACGCCGTTCTCACAGGCGGATGCGTCAATGACGCGTCGATTTGGTGGAACAGGGCTTGGGTTGAGTATCAGCCGCCAGATGGCCGAAGTTTTGGGAGGTTCACTGACTGTTGAAAGTGAACCAGGTATTGGCAGCACGTTTACCGTTGTTGTCGCGACGGGAAGCGTCGGACAGTTGGAACTGCACGCATCCGCTCCCGTTGCCGACGTGATTCCCACTGCGAATCCCGATGGCATCGATCCGATCGAATCGGTGCCTCGAGGTTGTCGCGTACTACTTGTTGAAGACGGCGATACCAATCGACGACTGATTCATAAGATGCTGGAACATCACGGGATCGAGGTCACGGATGCGGTGAACGGTCAGGTCGGAGTGGACTTGGCGACGTCGCGAGAATTCGACGTCATCCTGATGGATATGCAGATGCCCGTGAAAGACGGATACACCGCGGCAACCGAACTGCGAGCGAAGGGGCTGACGATTCCGATCGTCGCTCTGACGGCACATGCCATGTCCGGGGATGCCGAGAAATGCCGCAAGGCAGGCTGTTCAGAATATCTGACCAAGCCGATTCAAGAAGCGAGGTTGCTGACAAAACTCTCGGAACTTCTGAACGGTCGTACTATGGATCGGGGCACGTCCCCAATCGAGCGCGTCCGATTCAATACCGACCGAAAGTCGGTCACTGAGAATGTCGTTGCCATCGACGAGATCGCTTCGGATGTCACGCTCGATCAACCGCGGCCGAAAGTTCGTGTTTCATGTGCTTTGCCGCTGGACGACGAAATCTTTCTCGAAATCGTGCAAGAATTTTCCGTCAAGCTGACGCGTCAGGTGGAACGGATGAAGTTGGCCTATGCCGCTGAAGAATGGAATGAGTTAGTCGAGTTGGCACACTGGCTCAAAGGCAGTGGGGGAACGGCGGGCTACGAACAGTTCACAATCCCTTCGAGTCGTCTTGAAAGAATGGCGAATCAGCGTTGCTACGATCGAATCGGGGCGGTGCTGGACGAAATCGACGAACTGGCGAAAGCCGTCGCAGAAGAACTGGAGCCCCTGGCCGCAACTTCGACTTAG
- a CDS encoding ATP-binding protein has product MEFPNLRAALLMRAGANTASTGSRPADESSVEKGIEGDKDTGTSALDLGKTVIMSAQIDIEAEDVQTDMAIDAPEPQPDSSAVWMPKRHVPSAVLADSRLSALFNRVQTLLGSKQSEDVEEFIPKVPESLQESGLSAEEVERLILKFLLQKGTSSGRAIAHQIRLPFGIVDPLLKSLKFDQLLMLMNSVDMGDYEYGITEQGRERARRFSEECTYYGAAPVCLRDYLKAMEVQSIAKQTVGEAALREAFADLLINPALLDQLGPAINSGRGMFLFGAPGNGKTSIAERITRCFGTTIWIPRSLGVDGDIIRLYDPGVHEEVETESNHALFDLSGVDPRWVQIVRPTVVAGGELTMSELEVCQNQQTKVCEAPLQLKSNCGTLVIDDFGRQRMPVDELLNRWIVPLEKRYDFLNLPSGKKIQVPFDQLIIFSTNLEPKNLVDGAFLRRIPYKIQVPDPSDDEFREIIRRLSPKMGFQYDEDAVNYLIEVHYHKVDRPFRSCQPRDLLLQVKNYCTYKATPRKMSPAAFDFAVMNYFSIM; this is encoded by the coding sequence ATGGAATTTCCAAATCTTCGAGCGGCGTTGTTGATGCGAGCGGGGGCGAACACCGCAAGTACTGGCAGTCGTCCCGCGGACGAGTCCTCGGTCGAGAAGGGCATTGAGGGCGATAAGGACACTGGAACCAGCGCTCTCGATCTCGGCAAGACGGTCATTATGTCAGCGCAGATCGATATTGAAGCGGAAGACGTTCAGACTGACATGGCGATCGACGCACCCGAACCGCAGCCTGATTCTTCGGCGGTCTGGATGCCGAAGCGGCATGTACCGAGTGCGGTCTTGGCGGATTCTCGACTTTCCGCACTCTTCAATCGAGTGCAGACACTTCTGGGTAGCAAACAATCAGAGGATGTCGAAGAGTTCATTCCTAAAGTTCCCGAATCGCTGCAGGAGTCTGGATTGTCGGCAGAAGAAGTCGAACGACTGATTCTGAAATTTTTGCTGCAGAAGGGGACCTCCAGCGGTCGGGCGATTGCGCATCAGATTCGGCTGCCGTTCGGCATCGTTGATCCGTTACTCAAGTCGTTGAAGTTCGATCAGCTGTTGATGCTGATGAATTCGGTGGACATGGGCGACTATGAATATGGAATCACCGAACAGGGCCGCGAGCGCGCCCGACGATTTTCGGAAGAATGCACATACTACGGGGCGGCACCCGTTTGTCTGCGCGACTATCTCAAGGCAATGGAAGTTCAAAGCATCGCCAAACAAACGGTCGGCGAGGCGGCGCTGCGCGAGGCGTTTGCGGATCTGTTGATCAACCCGGCGCTGCTTGATCAACTGGGGCCGGCCATCAATTCGGGCCGAGGAATGTTTCTGTTTGGCGCACCGGGAAATGGAAAAACGAGCATCGCGGAACGAATTACGCGCTGCTTTGGGACCACAATCTGGATTCCGCGATCGCTTGGCGTGGACGGCGATATCATCAGACTGTACGACCCAGGCGTTCATGAAGAAGTCGAAACGGAATCCAATCACGCACTGTTCGACCTTTCGGGAGTCGATCCACGTTGGGTTCAGATCGTGCGTCCGACCGTCGTGGCCGGCGGTGAACTGACGATGTCCGAACTGGAGGTTTGTCAGAACCAGCAGACCAAAGTTTGCGAAGCACCGCTGCAACTGAAGAGCAACTGCGGAACACTGGTGATCGATGACTTTGGCCGCCAGCGAATGCCCGTCGATGAACTGCTCAATCGTTGGATCGTGCCGCTCGAAAAGCGATATGACTTTCTCAATCTACCCAGCGGCAAGAAGATCCAGGTGCCGTTCGATCAACTCATCATTTTTTCGACGAACCTTGAACCCAAGAATCTGGTCGATGGAGCGTTCTTGCGACGAATTCCATACAAGATTCAGGTGCCTGATCCAAGCGATGATGAGTTTCGCGAGATCATTCGACGACTCTCGCCAAAGATGGGCTTTCAATACGACGAAGACGCCGTGAACTATCTGATCGAAGTTCACTATCACAAGGTCGATCGTCCCTTTCGGTCATGTCAGCCACGTGACCTTCTGCTGCAGGTCAAAAACTATTGCACCTACAAGGCGACACCTCGCAAGATGTCGCCTGCTGCGTTCGACTTCGCGGTGATGAACTACTTCTCGATCATGTGA